From Oryzias latipes chromosome 18, ASM223467v1:
TCTCTCCTGTCCGTTTGCAGTCTGGAGGAGACCATCCTGAAACTGGATCCGGAGGACGGCAAGCAGGTCATGGAGTACTTCAAAGCCCACGCGCTGCTGATTCGAGAAAAAAATCGTAAGAAAAGACGCAACTCACACGTCCACAGAGGTAGCGACGCTAGTCAATCACGAACGcaccacacatgcacaacagAAAAACGGAACACAAAAAGCTTTGAGCAGCTCCACAAACGTGACCAGGACAGCCCCCTAGTGGCTGGAGGTGACACTGCATGTCTCCAGTGCTGCAGGCCTCCATCAGAGAGCAGAAGAAGCTGCTGGTGGAAAACGCCAAACTGAAGAACGACATCGCACAGCTGCGATCTCAGCTGCAGGACAAGCAGGACAAGAAGCGCCGCGCCGGTACGGTTTCCTGTTCACGACATTTCACAACACTTTGTTTAGTTAAATGTGAATTTGTTTATGttgttatttctgtatttccaGGCAAAGCTTTGCTGtcacaagccccgcccccaaatAACAATGACCACACCCCAGCCCTGTCTAACGACCAGCCTGCTTCCAAAACTGGAGCCACAGCCGCTcaacctgtcaatcatcttccTCCCTCCCCTTCCTCCCATGAGGGGGGGGACAGACgggggagaagaagaagaggagagcgGAGAGGTGAGGAAGGACGATCAAATAACCGTGACGTTACAGATCAGCTGATGTTCTCCATGGTTCGGTTTCAGCCCCTCCCACGTCTGACCCCTTCTGTCTGGGGGCGGAGCCCCGCATGGACGCCTCACGCCTGGACCTACGGGTGGGACGGCTCCTCAGTGTTAGGCCCCACCCACTGAGCGACGGCCTGAGCGTCCAGGAAGTGGACGTGGGAGAAAACGGCCCCCGAACGGTGGTCAGCAAGCAGGGGGGGGGGACGCACCTGGATGAGGTGACCACGCTTCCTCACCTGGAAAACATCTGATCTGAAAACGGTCAAGAGTTTTGTACTTTTATGAAACTTGCTGGGTAAATTTTAAATGTGAAGATTTCTTTTGTCTGAAATGAAAAACGAAAAAGAGAAATACTTATGAATGAaacgctgtcaatcaaacgtttgatgttttatttaggaaaaaatagGTTTTACTCGTCAAACTAGGAGATAGAAGCGAACATGTCTTAATTTCCTAAATCTGTGGGACATTTTCAGTCAAACAACATAACTGTAATGTGGATTTGAACCTTTTACtagaaacattttattaaagatacatttttgattAAACTCTAACATCAGTCAAACTCTTCCAGCGCTCCCTGGTGGTGGTTTTGTGCAACGTCAAAGCCTCCAAGTTAAGGGGTGTGGTCTCCCAGGCACGCCTCCTCTGTTGCTCCGCCTCCGATGACTGCGTGGAGATGCTGGCCCCCCCTGTAGGCTCCGCCCCAGGCGACAGAGTCACTTTCCTCAGCTACCCTGGTAACCATGGCAACATCCCTGCTGTAATTTGCACAGACTTGAGCTGAGACTCCGCCCCcttcttccccccccccccccccccccccccctgtctcTGTGGGTTCAGGCGACCCGGACCGGGAGCTGCAGTCCAAACAGCGGGTCTGGGAGGTGCTGAAGACCGACCTGCAGGTGGACTGCAGGGGCGTGGCCAACTACAAGGGCTGCGCGTTCGAGGTGAAGGGGAAGGGGCTGTGCCGCGCCCCCTCCCTGGTCAACTGTGCCATCAGATAGATCCTCCTGAGGCGCTTCTGCTGCAGAACCCGGATGAGGAAGACACCGCTGaacgtttaaaaagaaaacgtcCTAAAGACGAATGAATGAAGCTTCAGTCTGCCCTCAGTTTGTGTCTCAAGTTTCTAAAAGTTTCAGGTCAAACTTTTCAAACAAATCTGTCAAAGACGTTCATTAAAGAGTCTATTAAACGTGACATTCTCTGTTCCTAACAGCAGATTACAACAACCTACGGTCCACTTTCTGACTCtagcagttcaaacagaaatGTCTTCTTTATCAACTTCTCTGTTTAACAGTTGACTGACTCTGACTCTGTTCTTCTGCCGCCAGCCCCGACCCTCGCCTGGATTTTGACCTTCCTGCCTCTCCTCTCATGATCTGATGCCTGTTACTGACccctccatgcctgaccctgattcaCCTTTGTAGACTTTTaactgagctaataaacctgctgaaTTTGGATCCAGACGTCTGTCTGTTCtgtgacacacaaacaaacaaaacagaaagtcAGTTAGAAGCTCTCCTAAACAAACACGTCAGAACTCGAGTTCCTGTCTGGCTCAGAGACAGGATTCTAACTCCTGGATTCTGAGCAATGGGAGGGAGAAAGACCATGAGTGAAGCATGGCGAGTTATGACTAGCAGCGTTAAGAGTGATGATGCTTTCACGTCAGCTGCGTCGGCAAGCTGGTGGAAACACGCACACACCAGAATTCTGGGCTGCTGCGTCTGGAACGCACGTGATTGAGCGTCGCTATGCTAGTGTTTATGTCCGGCCGTGGGCTCAACGTACAAATCAGGTGTTCATTGGTAACACACTGAACGTTCAACCGGTTTAACCATAggcgtgtttgagatgaacgcAGCAATGAGCAAACCGCCAGATGAGCAAACCGCCTGATGAGCAGTGCATGCTGGTTAGTTTTTACTCTGATGTCACATGTCAATCATCATAAAATGATTGGGAGAGAGAGACGGGAGCAAGGCGCCCACCCAGGCGAACGCAGTTAGAAATTAGGTCCCACAATGACTGTAAGCTGCCtaaatgactacaaaacaatgcattgtgggaaacgGCTTAGGACAGTTCTTAAATTTAAAGTGATGCTGGACAGAAACAGCTGGTGCTTAATGAAGGAAATCAGTATTTTATAACTCTTTCTGCAAAAAGTGAACGAGTGATGATAAAATAAACAAGATTTCTATTATTGTAAATAGAATCAACATCACAAAGATTACTACAACATTAGAAGATTTTTtgaagcttttattctgaaatgagcttcctccgtagggtggctgggtgctcccttagagatagggtgagaagctcggtcacccgcggggagctcggagtagaaccgcttctcctccacatcgaaaggagccagctgaggtggctcgggcatctagtccggatgcctcctggacgcctccctggagaggtgttccgggcatgtcccactgggcggaggccccggggaagacccaggacacgctggagagactacgtctctcggctggcctgggaacgcctcggggtccccccagaagagctggaggaagtggctggggtgagggaagtctgggcatctctgcttagactgctgcccccgcaacccggtcccggataagggaggaaaatggatggatggattcttttgttttcttctgataATCATTTTGGTTTCAATGCTTTAATCAGAcacacatttgcatttatgcAACAAAGGAACTCATGAGGCATCAATGATCATCATTGCCTTCACAATTTAACTTCAATTtcacttttattcatttctttggGACGGTGAACATTGAAAACATCACAACAAAGAGCCAGAATCACCCAGCGGctgtttttaatctgttttaacCGGACAGATGTTAAAGTTTCTAcctgaaaagataaaaagaacaacaatCAAATACGACAATTGAACATTGTTGTATTTGATTGTTGTGTTACTCGCAGCGCGACTGTTGAAGATGTTCCTGCTTCACTTTCATCTGGAACCCGTGTTCAGACGTCTCAGTGAGCAAAGACTCACATTTGCGTTCGTCAGACATCTTCAGGGTTTTACTCAGACAAACATCGGTTCACGTCTTCGGCCATCGTACGCGTAAAGCAGAGCGAAGCGAGGATTTTCTGTGTCCAAAGAGACAAAAGCGTGATGATGGAGAGTTCCTCTGAACATGCTAGGCGTTCCCCGCGGCGTCTGTCCGGACGCTCAGCGCTCGGTGATGGTTGGTGGCTGAGAGCCTCAGGACTTGGTCTCTGAGGGGTCGACCTACGATTATGGGCCAATCGCATCTGTTGTCCAGGAAACAGACTCCGCCCCTAACCTCCTTTGCCAAGGCTGTCATCCAGTCAGCAGTCTGATCGAGGTAGTCTGTCTGGCTAAGCCCCGCCTCTCTCAGGTGGTCAGCGTGTGTGAAGACGATTAAAGTGTGTTGACGCCAGTCTGGACCCAGGAGGTTCTGAAAGTCAAGAGAGAACGCAGAAGTCAGGAGAGGAACCGTCTCCAGAGGACAACGGGGACACGGTCTCTGCGTACCTGTGCTAGCTTCTGCACGTGTGCGCCGCACGGGCGGTCAGCGCGCGCCACGATCACCAGGACATGGACTCCTTCAGGGCAGGACTCCTGCAAGCCCAGCGGGCCGGCCGTCAGAGGGGGCGTGTCCATCACTCTCAGGGTTAGATCCGTCTCTGCGCCCTGTCTCCTGAAGTACTTTGGAAAATTCCGACTCAGAAGCCGAGACTCGGTCGTCATGGAAACGTCGTGAACGTTCGAGCCGGTCTGGAACTCATTTCCACCTGCAGGAAGAGAAACGGAGTCCTTCATCAACACTCAGACCGTCTACCAGAGTTTGAGTCCACGAAGAacaactgaccaatcagagcgtTCCCCACAGAGCTCCTCCCACTCTGCTTGTCTCCTAGCAACAGCACGTTGAGGACGAGTGCGCTCTGGGATCCGTCTGCTCTGCGGGAACCCAGCATCCTCAGGATGTTGGTGAGGCTGTCGGCATGGAGACGGCCTTCCACGCCAGGATCCATCTGAGCGGAGAAGGTCGCCGTTTCACAACTGATCAAAGGTTTtcactggaaaaaaatctgaaaataccGGATGTGAAGAGTCAGACGTTGGTTCAGAGATCTCTGAAAGGAACAGCTTATTCACCTAAATGTCTAAAGTTCAGTAAAGTCTTACAGACTTTGAAGGATCAGAAACAAACACGGCGTTAACGTCTGAAGTTTAACCACAAACAAACGCCTTCCTGACGGGAACCAAAGTGTCTCCTACCTGCACCGCTGCAGCCGGCGGACACCCCGGTCCTGGATCGATGGCTGTGGAATCTGCATGCGGCTGCAGGAGGACCTGCTGGTTAACGTGTAACCAGTCGCTTTTATTGGCTCATAAAACGTCCTGCAGTAAAACAGACGAGTTTCTGATGAAATCATCAAAATCGGGTTTTCTGACAGCTTCTGTGACCGTCGGAGGGGAAGGCGTCTGACCCCTGAAGCCCCACCCACCCATGTGTTCTTCTGTGGACCCCGCCTGTTCCCGCGGCAGAACCGCAGACAGAACAGACGTGGTTTGGGTTTCTGTCAGAATCCAACAGCTGCTGCAGTCGTTGGACTTTCACTCGGCCATAAACTCTCAGGTTAAACAAAGGCCGGCGGAGCAGATCCGCTTTATGGTTAACGGCGTGGACGTCCACAGCGGCGCCGTTTAAGCAGGCGAAGAACAAAAATGGTGGAAAAGATCTGAAACTAGGAGAACTGATGAGTTTCTGCATGGACTGTCTGAGGATGACTCATCAGTATTGATCAGAGATGTGGATCATTACTGATCTGAGTCACACAGTGAGACCAATGATTGACAGGTCAAACCCAGTCTGTTTACTGGATACATAAACATTGAGACAATAGgtgtttaattatttaaacCTCTATTTAGATCAGAATCAACAAAACTGACAAAtatttagaaagaaagaaatcagaTTTATTAGTTGAGGCAAAAGTTTTTCGGTTAACTTCCTGGTTGACTTCAGCAGAAAACAGAACCTCAACTTCACTGCTGTTTCGGATCGTTTCatcctgaaaatgttctccaTCTTTTTTCCATCCTCAGAGTTTTTCTGACTGCACTTCCAGAAGATGAAGACGCAGCAACACCTGAGTAGAAATGGAACCACTAGAAGAGACTCACAGACTAAACGGACAACAGTTTCCCCAGGGTGGGGGTGGGTTCTGGGGTCAGTACAGCAGGACATTAACAGACAgatgggggggcgggggggggggggggggggggcggaaGGATCAATAAATACAGTCAGGGCCACATGGTTACAGGTGTGTCACTTCACCTGTGGAGACCAATCAGAAACACACCAGAACAGACCAGAAGACTGCAATGACGTCACCTGACCAGCAGAGAGAGACAGAGGGACCAAACCACGGCACAGGCGCTCAGATAATGTAATCTGTGATTCCAACTGCTCacatgtgcttctgcgtgttcCACAAATCACAGGTGGGCTACAACTGcactctgaattctgacacattccttatGAGAAACTTGTGTctaaactgatctgtgtccgaaAATGGAACTAGGGGGAGGGGgattcaaccaatcagagtgcaggattCAGAGGATTTGGTAAatttagaaagatcttcacagattcagacttcctgcttcaataactcttctgataaacatttaaatgtgtcaTCAAatctctcaatcattttgtattaacacagagagtgaaccacaaatgcatttaccaaaaaaaaaagtcttttttttcctgatgttcatggatctatttgttacggagcccgtgtcctgacattaagatataaaaatatatcttgttcccacaaattaatatcttgttcccacaggttattatgtcgttcgcacaaattactattccgttcccacaagatactattgcgttccctcaaaatactattccgttccctcgaaatgattaactcgttcgaacgcaataattatgtcgttcgaacgcaataattaatccgttcgaacgcaataattattcacgtcataagtcattcacgcggatatgctctctgtacgccggcaaaactaagccgctttcaggggtaacttccgtgtctctgtgacccatattcgttcaaaaaaggaacatgaaaaacaaaaatgatcactttattaccgtctcaatgaatataagaaaaatatcaaaagatttatgataactaggctgctttgcattcccagcgtgctttgctgcaaatcactggccaatcattggtcttgttgttagaccttggtcacagggacacggtgattggccaatgatttgCAGctaagcatgctgggaaacgtgacgtagtgctattgttgttatgctacgagctaaaggtaagtgctttaggcaaagcagccagcttaatatgatatttttcagattttcatcgtgaaaataacagatcgaccattcttgcttttatttttacccctattgaatgctcacagagacacggaagtagcggcaggaagcggcttttgcagcaagatgactgagggcgtacatCACCATGTGAAtaaacgtgaatacgatggatgcttttgtgctttttaaaataaataaatctgttctctaaacatcctccgtgtcttcaatgcaatgtaatgagacacacacagacagaaatgtgaaggtatctgctgtaaatctatgacgtaaatgaataacaggatcaatgatcggctagtcagttagcatgtagcctaatagccttcgaatgtaaagcgactgactgctaaagttaataaaagacaagtcctgaatattattattcctattcgaccctaaactacaatatcagctgtctgacaacagaccagccgaAATGCTGGCATACaacaaagagctctgcggcggagctagtagtagcctagcaggagctatcgtatgacaaagcagcctagttatcataaatcttttgatatttttcttatattcattgagactgtaataaagtgatcatttttgtttttaatgttccttttttgaacgaatatgggtcacagagacacggaagttaccgctgaaagcggcttttgccggcgtacagagagcatatccgcgtgaatgacttatgacgtgaatacttattgcgttcgaacggattaattattgcgttcgaacgataTAATTATTGcattcgcacgagttaatcatttcgagggaacggaatagtattttgagggaacgcaatagtatcttgagggaacggaatagtatttcgtgcgaacgacataataacctgtgggaacaagatatatttttatatcttaatgtcaggacacgggctccataATTTGTCTGACAGTCGATGCAtcaaaaaggggcggagcagggagtttgtggctccacccagcatattttctacaacacaaaaaaaacgttttcgtCTTTTCtggattcacaacgatttgaatacagaaaaactcagaaatgcagattttaATCTTGAATTTCTTGatgaatgtcctccatcatcagaaacatgTCAATATTATAAACAGTCTTTGAGtctgacctgctgctgctgagacAAAACCACCAGCAGACGCCACTTCCTGTGTCTGACGGCTGAAGGGAACCTGTGACCCGAGTCAAAGTGGATAAAGGCCACAGATGCAATCGGGCCTGGAAAACACAGGCGTGACATTAAGGAAGGAGGAAATGCAGGCGGGACGTGGAAGCAGAGCAGATAGCTGACCCACGCTGAACAGGAAGCTGGGAAACGCCGCTGAAGGTCAATGGAAAGGACCCCgccaaaataaatgtcatctATGGACCATCTGTTCCCAACGCAGGAACCATTGGAGCCGACACGGGTCAACCACACACCAGGAAGGAGCTGCTGTCAGTGATCCTTCAAAAAGATCTCTGTCTGCTGAAGGTCGGTTCTGGAGGAAACGTTCCAAAACGAGTACGGAGGCCATGAAGGGTCATGAGCAGTTCCTCAGTCCACACCACCACTAGTGCAGGACAGCTCAGTCCTGGAGATCTGAAGATCCACGTCCTCGATGGTTCTCCACCTGGATCCGCTGGTTCCTGGAGGAACTTTGGTGAATGTTTGAAGCTCTTGGAAGATTATTCATCTGAGCCTGCTTAGAGGAGGGAAAAACGGTTGATGAAGTTACAGAAACCATAAGAGTTGCTCTTCTCTGTGGTTGTCTTCTGGTTATTCTAACATCTAAAGCTGAAGTGGTTGAATGGAACCGCATGTCTGCTCAATGCCTCCAGGTTCAGAGGATCCTGGACTCCAGGAAGTGGACATCCCTGATGGATGCAGGCTGGATGACCTCAGTCTTTGGTCGCGTCTTCATCAGAGCTCAGAGATGAATAATCCAGAGAAGCTGCAGCATTTGGTCAAAGGATCTGCATCACAGAGGACTCAGAAACAGATTCTTCTGCAGACATGTTCCTGCAGATCCACGTCCAGCAACCAGGAGAACCGTCTGGTAGAACCATGTTCCACATCTTCTGATAGAACAGCAGCTTTACCCGTTGATCTGACCCACCAGGAGGAGCTAAAGCTTCTGAGAGACGCTGAAGAGATGGGGGAGACCTGGAGGATGGAGCTCATTCATCTGGAACGAGGAAAGCAGATCAGGAGACTTGAAGGTGGAGGGAGAAGATCAGGACTTTGCTCAGAAAGAACAGTTATCCTCtgagaggagaagaggaggacagGGAAGTGCAGGACAAGGAGAAGGAGGACTTAAGATCTTTGGTGGAACAACGTTGGTTGTTCAGagactctgatgcagagacaggaggcagagatgaagatgctgagggtCTATgtgggaccaggatggatcagggaTCAGTCAGAGGATCAGATCATGGTGGATATTCAGGAGATCCATGCAGGAGAGCAGATGGAGACGTTTGAGAGGAagaacagtgatgatgatgacggtGAAAGGATGCTGAGAATGGATCTACCAGGAAAGAGAGGGACCAAACGGAGGACCTGAAGGTGGAGGATGCAGAGTGGAGGGTTGGAGACAGGCAGGTGATTCTCTGTGGCGCCCCCTAAAGGAAGCAGCGAAAGGGAGAAGGAGAGGGCGGGGCTACCTGTGAATCTGTGACCCTTCATCTCAGATCACTCCTCCATCTATGAGCCACCGTTCCCTCCATGGAGTTCCTCTGACAAATGATTGGTCCAGTTTCTCTCAGGTTGGACTGGAACGGTTCGGTTTAGATCCTCGTGTTCCTGTTTTCCATCGACTGGACTGAGAACGGCGTTTACTTCAGTTACCTTTTGTCACAATagggacgccgccatgttggaaccagacgtcaTCAGTAAGCACTGATTGGTCAGAAACAATTGAGTCAACGTTACTATGGCAACCAATTTCACCATCAGCAGTGAGCTttttagaaggccacacccctacagcttgaaatctgtcaatcaaactttttgaatgttggaggttggggccagcaggctccacctacttttactgaggcgtctgattggtcaaattaaagtttgaatgggattttggcttcttgcacccagcaggtacttcctgtttggaacgccagggggcggggccactcagtccagatctCTTACACAGTCATTGGTGTTTTTCAACACGCTTTTTGGAGTTAGCGTGATCTATTATTCCAGACACACGTTCCCTGTTCTGCACTTCTGAGGCAAAACTTTCTACAAAGACAAAACCACTTCAGTCAGTTTGTTCATTTGGTtacataactttttaaataaagtttattgaaaTACAAATTCTTGGTTACACAGTAGTTTCAATGTGTTTAATGATCAAACATCAGTGATTCCTCATAAATACACGAATAAGAGAGGAAGTGGAAAAAACTGAcagatttattaacaaataaatggattttcaaaataactttcagcaaaaatagatttaatttaaaagaaaatgaagaaaagagcAAAGACAGAACCTTCTGGATGCTTCAGGTTaacataaattattattttgaatttttatcaCATTTGTTTAAAGTAACTCATTTACTTAAATCTGTTTATTGACAGAAACAGTGTAGATTCAGGAATGCTTTAGagggtttttcaaaataagagtcacAGTGAGGTCGTGGTTTCTGTGAGGGTCACAACAGTCAGGAGGAAATGGAGTCAAACTGGATTTAAACCAGTTTCTGTGTCTAGACGCCTCGACCTGAACCTCAGAGACTCCCAGCTCTGTTTGTGTATCAGAGCTGCCTGACAGGAAACTCATTAGCATCAGAAACTGGGTCTGTGGGGGGGGAGGGGCAGACGAGGGTTTCAACCTCTTTGGTTGCTGCTGCGGTTCCTCTGGA
This genomic window contains:
- the gimd1 gene encoding GTPase IMAP family member GIMD1, translating into MDPGVEGRLHADSLTNILRMLGSRRADGSQSALVLNVLLLGDKQSGRSSVGNALIGGNEFQTGSNVHDVSMTTESRLLSRNFPKYFRRQGAETDLTLRVMDTPPLTAGPLGLQESCPEGVHVLVIVARADRPCGAHVQKLAQNLLGPDWRQHTLIVFTHADHLREAGLSQTDYLDQTADWMTALAKEVRGGVCFLDNRCDWPIIVGRPLRDQVLRLSATNHHRALSVRTDAAGNA
- the LOC101171033 gene encoding aminoacyl tRNA synthase complex-interacting multifunctional protein 1, translated to MDGNTDDLFHPSLEETILKLDPEDGKQVMEYFKAHALLIREKNLLQASIREQKKLLVENAKLKNDIAQLRSQLQDKQDKKRRAGKALLSQAPPPNNNDHTPALSNDQPASKTGATAAQPVNHLPPSPSSHEGGDRRGRRRRGERRAPPTSDPFCLGAEPRMDASRLDLRVGRLLSVRPHPLSDGLSVQEVDVGENGPRTVVSKQGGGTHLDERSLVVVLCNVKASKLRGVVSQARLLCCSASDDCVEMLAPPVGSAPGDRVTFLSYPGDPDRELQSKQRVWEVLKTDLQVDCRGVANYKGCAFEVKGKGLCRAPSLVNCAIR